Proteins from a single region of Melanotaenia boesemani isolate fMelBoe1 chromosome 3, fMelBoe1.pri, whole genome shotgun sequence:
- the snai1a gene encoding snail family zinc finger 1a, producing MPRSFLVKKYFAKQKPNYSELECQNDTLERYPLAELSSADSTSIATCLTTGLVWDLGVLPALYLPISQSEPSATSVPLDLSSPSSLSSSASSSGEEDEGRTSDPPSPEPVHTYTPRQRMKCTGVMAHISPPEEEEERETPATAARPAFLCKHCPKEYTSLGALKMHIRSHTLPCVCTTCGKAFSRPWLLRGHIRTHTGERPFSCPHCNRAFADRSNLRAHLQTHAEVKKYQCGVCSRTFSRMSLLQKHSSSGCCSTAV from the exons ATGCCTCGATCTTTCTTGGTCAAAAAGTACTTCgctaaacaaaaaccaaactacAGTGAACTGGAATGTCAGAATG ACACTTTGGAGAGGTATCCACTTGCTGAGCTCTCATCAGCAGACAGCACCTCCATTGCCACCTGCCTTACCACAGGTCTGGTGTGGGACCTGGGTGTCCTTCCTGCCCTCTACCTGCCCATCTCCCAGTCAGAGCCCTCTGCCACTTCAGTTCCCCTGGACCTCAGCTCCCCGTCCAGCCTCAGCAGCAGTGCCAGCAGCAGCGGCGAAGAAGATGAAGGCCGCACCTCGGACCCCCCCAGCCCCGAACCTGTGCACACATACACCCCTCGCCAGCGGATGAAATGCACCGGCGTTATGGCTCACATCAGTCccccagaggaggaggaagaaagggAGACCCCTGCCACAGCAGCCAGGCCAGCGTTCCTCTGCAAGCACTGTCCCAAAGAGTACACCAGCTTAGGGGCTCTGAAGATGCACATCCGCTCACACACTCTGCCCTGTGTGTGCACCACCTGTGGAAAAGCTTTCTCCAGGCCATGGCTGCTGCGCGGCCACATCCGCACACACACAG GTGAGCGCCCGTTTTCATGCCCCCACTGCAACCGGGCCTTTGCTGACCGCTCCAACTTGAGGGCTCATCTGCAGACCCATGCCGAGGTGAAGAAGTACCAATGTGGCGTCTGCTCTCGCACCTTCAGTCGTATGTCGCTTCTGCAAAAGCACAGCTCCTCGGGTTGCTGCTCTACCGCAGTCTGA